The proteins below come from a single Malus domestica chromosome 03, GDT2T_hap1 genomic window:
- the LOC103425711 gene encoding endoglucanase 8-like, with product MLNMPLFHPQRDLVGGYYDAGDNVKFNFPMAFTTTMLSWSVLEFGNSMGADHEHALEAIRWGTDYFLKATSVPDSVVGAVGDPNGDHTCWQRPEDMDTPRTSYVVTKEKPGSEVSAEIAAALAASSMVFKDSDKGYSALLLKRSIEVFEFADKYKGSYGDNIGSGVCPFYCDFSGYMDELVWGAAWLYKATNTPDYWNYVRNNIVSDVTEFGWDSKHAGINVLVSQWAMTDPNNSNPFIPKADQLVCSILPESPAQKSVTYSPGGLLFKPGGSNLQHTTSLSFLLSVYAGYMKANNKVIDCGNNVVVTPAKLVDFTKGQVDYILGKNPLGMSYMVGFGQKFPQKIHHRGSVIPSIDQHPQHIECHGGDEYFKSNSPNPNLLTGAIVGGPAENDTFEDSRSNVAQSEPTTYINAPFVGVLAALL from the exons ATGTTAAACATGCCCTTGTTCCATCCTCAGAGGGATCTTGTAGGAGGGTACTATGATGCAGGTGACAATGTGAAGTTCAACTTTCCGATGGCGTTCACTACAACGATGTTGTCATGGAGCGTTCTAGAGTTCGGAAATTCGATGGGTGCAGATCATGAACATGCTTTGGAAGCTATAAGATGGGGGACTGACTATTTTCTTAAAGCTACTAGTGTTCCTGATTCTGTCGTTGGTGCAGTTGGTGACCCCAATGGCGACCACACTTGTTGGCAAAGGCCAGAAGACATGGACACTCCTAGAACCTCTTATGTGGTAACAAAAGAAAAGCCAGGTTCTGAGGTATCGGCCGAGATTGCAGCTGCGCTTGCAGCGTCTTCCATGGTTTTTAAAGATTCAGACAAAGGCTACTCTGCTTTGCTTCTTAAACGATCCATCGag GTTTTTGAATTTGCAGATAAGTACAAGGGCTCTTACGGTGACAATATTGGTAGCGGAGTGTGTCCTTTTTACTGTGATTTTAGCGGCTACATG GATGAATTGGTTTGGGGAGCTGCGTGGTTATACAAGGCAACCAATACACCAGATTATTGGAACTATGTCAGAAACAACATAGTTAGTGATGTCACTGAATTTGGGTGGGATTCAAAACATGCTGGCATCAACGTACTCGTTTCTCAG TGGGCAATGACTGATCCCAATAATTCTAATCCCTTTATTCCCAAGGCAGACCAACTTGTATGCTCCATTTTGCCTGAATCACCTGCTCAAAAATCAGTCACATATTCACCAG GTGGGCTCTTGTTCAAACCTGGTGGAAGTAACCTCCAACATACAACGTCCCTATCATTTCTTCTTTCAGTTTATGCAGGCTACATGAAAGCTAACAACAAAGTTATCGACTGTGGCAACAATGTTGTTGTCACTCCAGCTAAATTGGTGGATTTCACCAAAGGCcag GTTGATTATATACTAGGAAAAAACCCACTAGGGATGTCATACATGGTTGGATTTGGGCAAAAGTTTCCTCAGAAAATACATCACCGTGGGTCTGTGATACCTTCGATCGACCAACACCCGCAACATATCGAGTGCCATGGAGGAGACGAGTATTTCAAGAGCAACAGTCCTAACCCTAACTTGCTAACAGGTGCTATTGTGGGAGGACCTGCTGAAAACGATACATTCGAAGATTCTCGATCTAATGTTGCACAATCGGAGCCAACCACATATATCAACGCACCTTTTGTGGGTGTATTGGCTGCCTTACTTTAA